Within the Candidatus Hydrogenedentota bacterium genome, the region CATTGGGGCAATCGATGCCTACCTCGATCACCGTGGTGGTGAACACTACGTCCAGTTCGCCCCGTTTGAAACGGTGCATGACCGCGTCTTTCTCCGCAAATGCCATGCGCCCGTGAAGAAGCCCAGTCCTGAGATTCCGAAACGGGCCCGCCGAGAGTTCTTCGAAATGGTTGACCACGGATGTCAGGTCGCGCTTGTCGGACTCCTCGACCAGTGGACACACGATGTAGGTCTGCCATCCTTCTTGTGCCTGCTCGGCGATATAGTCATAGAGAGCCCCGACTTTTGCGGGGGTGACGCGCCGCGTTTTCACGGGCTGCCTTCCGGGTGGGAGTTCGTCGATGACGCAGATGTCCATTCCCCCGTATACGGTTATGGCCAGGGTGCGCGGAATGGGGGTAGCGGTCATGTGGAGGATGTCGGGATGCGTCCCTTTTCGGACCAGGGCATCGCGTTGTACCACGCCGAAGCGGTGCTGCTCGTCAATGATGACCAGTCCGAGATTGCGGAAATCGGTCTTTTCCTGAATCAGCGCATGGGTCCCGATCAGTACGTCAACGTCCCCCGACGCCGTCAGTTGGCGCACGCTGCCCGCTGTTCCCGTTGAACCGGTAAGCACCTCGACCGACAGGCCCAGCGGCTCGAGGGAATCGCGGAGGTTCAGGGCGTGCTGCTCGGCCAGAATCTCTGTCGGCGCCATCAGCGCGGTCTGGTACCCCCCATCAGCGGCGGCTGCCACAGCGTGCAGGGCCACAACCGTCTTCCCACAGCCCACATCCCCCTGAAGCAGCCGCACCATCGGGCGGGGCGAAGCCATGTCTGCCAGAATGTCGCCAACCGCGCGTCGTTGGGCGGCTGTCAGAGTGAACGGCAGCGATTCGCGCAACGCCTTAAGGCGCGGACCGTCAATGGCGTGCCTGTAGCCGTCCTCTTCATGGGCACGCCGCGCACGGCCCTGCAGTATGCCGAGCTGAATGCCCAGGAGTTCTTCGTAAGCAAAACGGTCGCGGGCCTTTCGGGCTTCCTCCATGCTCGCGGGGAAATGGACCGCTTCGATGGCTCGGCGCACGTCGCGATGCGGCCAGCGTCTGGCTATTTCGGCAGGGAGCCTGTCCTCAACCAAATCCTTGGCTTCATCCAGGGCAATCCGCACCCAACGCCGCAACATCCGTTGTGACAACTTCTCGGTGAGACGGTAAACGGGCACGATGCGTCCAGTATGGAGCCTATCCTCGTCGTCATTTGACAACAATTCGTAGTCGGGATTCCGCAGGCTCAAACCGTTCCATTTCCCTACCGCACCTGTGAAAAAGCCTTGTTTGCCGGGCGTCAACGTGCGCGAGAGAAACCCTAACCCGAACCATACGGCCCTGACCTCGCCCGAGTCGTCGCGAAGCAGTGCTTCAGTGGCGGAGAGCCGGCGGCGCAAGCGCAGGGAGTTCGAACGCACGACCTCAGCCCTGATGGTGGCGGTATCGCCATCTTTCAGGCGTGCTATCGGTGTGGGTTGGCGGCGGTCCTGGTAGTCGCGGGGAAAATGGAAAAGCAGGTCGCGGACGCTGGCGATCTCAAGGTTGAGAAGCAGCAGGGCGCGTTTTTCGCCGATACCGGGAAGCGAAGATACAGGTTGCTCGAGTGAAAAGGCTGCGCCAGGCCCTCCGGCGTCCATCACTGAATCAGCTCGGCATTCTTGAGCACGAAAAAGAATTTAGGCCCTTCTTGCTCCCGCAACTCCAGCTTGCCACGCAGGGCGAGCACACCGCCCTCCGCAAATCCCACCGGCTCGGCAGTTCGGACGTACATGGCCTGATTCGTGGGCGGCCGCTTTTTCCAATAGCATTCCAGTGGCAACGGTGTCAGAAGGACTTCGGGCACTCCCTTGTAGTTGGTCGAATGCGAATGTCCCAGAACAAGGTCCAGTATGGGCAGGGACGGAAGCATGGATGCCTGGGTATGGTTGTGCTCCTCGACCGGGGCATCGCCGCCCAGGGGAATGCCGTATCCGACGATCGTGATCTGTTTTCCGTCGAGAGCCTTTACCTCGTCAGGGTATGAAGGAACTGACTCGAAGGCGCCCCCGGTCTGTCCCAACAGTTCCCAGCTTACGGGGCGCATGCCCTTCTGGACCAGGGATTGCCGCACGCTTTTCGCGGCCTCGGTGTGGAGATTGACGATGTTGCTGATACGGTACCACTGGTTGAATGAAGCCACGGCCACAATGACGACCACCACTCCGACAAGAGTCAATATCTTTCTCATGAAACAGCCCTCTTTACCCGGCCACAAGATGCCGCGTCGCGACTCTTGCGACCGCTCTAACGGCAAAACGACGGAATTCGAAACTTTGGAATGCCTCATTTTGGCCTATTTCCGTCCCCGAACGCAACCAGCACATGGGCAACCACAACTCGCGGCTGGAACCAAACGAGCGGCA harbors:
- the recG gene encoding ATP-dependent DNA helicase RecG, translated to MDAGGPGAAFSLEQPVSSLPGIGEKRALLLLNLEIASVRDLLFHFPRDYQDRRQPTPIARLKDGDTATIRAEVVRSNSLRLRRRLSATEALLRDDSGEVRAVWFGLGFLSRTLTPGKQGFFTGAVGKWNGLSLRNPDYELLSNDDEDRLHTGRIVPVYRLTEKLSQRMLRRWVRIALDEAKDLVEDRLPAEIARRWPHRDVRRAIEAVHFPASMEEARKARDRFAYEELLGIQLGILQGRARRAHEEDGYRHAIDGPRLKALRESLPFTLTAAQRRAVGDILADMASPRPMVRLLQGDVGCGKTVVALHAVAAAADGGYQTALMAPTEILAEQHALNLRDSLEPLGLSVEVLTGSTGTAGSVRQLTASGDVDVLIGTHALIQEKTDFRNLGLVIIDEQHRFGVVQRDALVRKGTHPDILHMTATPIPRTLAITVYGGMDICVIDELPPGRQPVKTRRVTPAKVGALYDYIAEQAQEGWQTYIVCPLVEESDKRDLTSVVNHFEELSAGPFRNLRTGLLHGRMAFAEKDAVMHRFKRGELDVVFTTTVIEVGIDCPNATTIVIEDAPQFGLTQLHQLRGRVGRGAHPSHCFLLGKHKTPEGKKRMEIMCSTNSGFDIAEADLQLRGPGEFRGVRQSGMSDLRVADLIRDVRLLDQARREAEAILRRDPELSSPEHRPLAQLASRYGAVNL